The nucleotide window GGTTGTTCGGTGGCCACCACCAGACCATCGCTGACCGCCATGGCGATCACGTCAGTCAGGTAATACTCGCCCTGGGCGTTGTTGTTGGAGAGGCGGCCCAGCCAATCGCCCAACCGTTGAAAAGGTACTGCCAGAATGCCGGTATTGCCTTCGGTGATCGCACGCTCGGCTTCGTTGGCGTCTTTCTGCTCGACGATGGCAGTCACATTGCCGGCGGCATCACGGACAATGCGACCATAACCGGTCGGGTCATTCAGTTCGACGGTGAGCAGGCCCAATTGCTTCGGTGCAGCCTGCTTGAGCAGACGTTGCAGGGTTTCGACTTCGATCAGCGGCACGTCACCGTAGAGAATCAGCACGGTGTCGGACTCGATGAACGGCACAGCCTGGGCCACCGCATGACCGGTACCCAGCTGTTTGTCCTGCAGGACAAAATTCAGGTCATCGGCGGCCAGACGCTCGCGCACCGCTTCGGCGCCATGGCCAATCACTACATGGATGCGCTGTGGATCAAGTTGCCGGGCGCTGTGGATAACATGACCAAGCATTGAATTACCGGCAATCGGATGCAGGACTTTCGGCAAGGCCGAACGCATGCGAGTGCCTTGGCCGGCAGCGAGGATAACGATTTCAAGGGACATGACTGGCTACCAATCCTGGGTGGTCAGCAACTGCGACCAAGTGATGAAAATCGGAAAAGAAAAAAGGGTAGCCGAGGCTACCCTTTTTAATCAATCGCACAACAAGTTGATGGCCGATTAGTGGCCGAACTTCTTGCGGATCTGCTGGACGGTGCGCAGCTGAGCTGCGGCCTCGGCCAGACGTGCGGCAGCAGAACCGTAATCGAATTCCGCGCCTCGCTCATGCAAGGCCTTCTCGGCAGCCTTAACGGCTTCCTGAGCGGAGGCTTCGTCCAGGTCGGCAGCACGTTGCACGGTGTCGGCAAGAACCTTGACCATGTTCGGCTGAACCTCGAGGAAACCGCCGGAGATGTAATACACCTCCTCTTCCCCGCCCTGCTTGATCAAGCGGATAGGACCCGGCTTGAGATTAGTGATCAGCGGCGCGTGACCCAAGGCGATACCAAGATCACCCAGTGCACCGTGCGCAACCACCATCTCGACCAGGCCGGAAAAGATTTCCCCTTCCGCGCTGACGATATCGCAATGGACTGTCATAGCCATCTGATTGCCTCAACCTAAATTAGCGCCCGTTGCCGGGCGCCGGGATTACAGTTTCTTGGCTTTCTCGATCGCTTCTTCGATGCCGCCGACCATGTAGAACGCTTGTTCTGGCAGGTGGTCGTAGTCACCGTTGAGGATGCCTTTGAAGCCAGCAATGGTGTCTTTCAGGGAAACGTATTTACCCGAAGCACCGGTGAAGACTTCAGCCACGAAGAACGGCTGCGACAGGAAGCGCTGGATCTTACGAGCACGGTTTACCAACTGCTTGTCGGCTTCCGACAGCTCGTCCATACCCAGGATCGCAATGATGTCCTTCAGTTCTTTGTAACGCTGCAGAACATACTGTACACCGCGAGCGGTATCGTAGTGGTCCTGGCCGATTACGTTCGGGTCCAGCTGGCGCGAAGTCGAGTCGAGTGGATCGACCGCTGGGTAGATACCCAGGGAAGCGATGTCACGGGACAGAACGACGGTGGCGTCCAAGTGGGCGAAGGTGGTCGCTGGCGACGGGTCAGTCAAGTCATCCGCAGGTACGTATACCGCTTGGATCGAGGTGATCGAACCGTTTTTGGTCGAAGTGATACGCTCTTGCAGAGTACCCATCTCTTCGGCCAGGGTCGGCTGGTAACCTACTGCGGAAGGCATACGGCCCAGCAGTGCGGATACTTCAGTACCGGCCAGGGTGTAACGATAGATGTTGTCGACGAACAGCAGAACGTCGTTACCTTCGTCACGGAACTTCTCGGCCATGGTCAGGCCGGTCAGTGCTACGCGCAGACGGTTACCCGGCGGCTCGTTCATCTGACCGTAAACCAGTGCCACTTTGTCCAGAACGTTGGAGTCCTTCATCTCGTGGTAGAAGTCGTTACCCTCACGAGTACGCTCACCCACACCAGCGAACACGGAATAACCGCTGTGCTCGATGGC belongs to Pseudomonas sp. B21-015 and includes:
- the atpD gene encoding F0F1 ATP synthase subunit beta; the protein is MSSGRIVQIIGAVIDVEFPRDSVPSIYNALKVQSAAETTLEVQQQLGDGVVRTIAMGSTEGLKRGLEVTDSGAAISVPVGKATLGRIMDVLGNPIDEAGPIDTEERWGIHRPAPTFAEQAGGNDLLETGIKVIDLVCPFAKGGKVGLFGGAGVGKTVNMMELIRNIAIEHSGYSVFAGVGERTREGNDFYHEMKDSNVLDKVALVYGQMNEPPGNRLRVALTGLTMAEKFRDEGNDVLLFVDNIYRYTLAGTEVSALLGRMPSAVGYQPTLAEEMGTLQERITSTKNGSITSIQAVYVPADDLTDPSPATTFAHLDATVVLSRDIASLGIYPAVDPLDSTSRQLDPNVIGQDHYDTARGVQYVLQRYKELKDIIAILGMDELSEADKQLVNRARKIQRFLSQPFFVAEVFTGASGKYVSLKDTIAGFKGILNGDYDHLPEQAFYMVGGIEEAIEKAKKL
- a CDS encoding F0F1 ATP synthase subunit epsilon; translated protein: MAMTVHCDIVSAEGEIFSGLVEMVVAHGALGDLGIALGHAPLITNLKPGPIRLIKQGGEEEVYYISGGFLEVQPNMVKVLADTVQRAADLDEASAQEAVKAAEKALHERGAEFDYGSAAARLAEAAAQLRTVQQIRKKFGH